A single region of the Paludibacter jiangxiensis genome encodes:
- a CDS encoding oxaloacetate decarboxylase, which translates to MSREIKFSLVYRDMWQASGKYVPRVDQLTKIAPVIIDMGCFARVETNGGAFEQVNLLFGENPNKAVREWTKPFNDVGIQTHMLERGLNGLRMFPVPADVRQLFFKVKHAQGTNISRSFCGLNDTRNLELSVKYAKEAGMISQVACCITNSPIHTVDYYLAMVDKVVEFGCDEICLKDMAGIGRPAFLGELTAAIKKRHPHIKIQYHGHTGPGFSVASMLEVARAGADYLDVAMEPLSWGMVHPDVITIQAMLKNAGFTVPDINMEAYMEARSLTQSFIDDFLGYFIDPGNKVMTSLLVGCGLPGGMMGSMMADLKAMHGAINMALRAQKKREVTINELVVLLFQEVEYIWPRLGYPPLVTPFSQYVKNIALMNVMHILKGEPRWSTIDKNAWDMILGKTGNLPGELAPEIKELVKKNGFEFYTGNPQDAFPNELDKYRAEMKENGWDVGQDEEELFEFAMHERQYRDYKNGSAKKRFEAELEAEKAKAGAPIIITRPVVEVPKIDVTTVQEQYPNAKAVQAPAKGQMLWEYDVVDASKAPNIGDAVKEGDTVGYIQTIYGIEPVKAAFAGKIVATYPKQGDIIEKGEILAFVD; encoded by the coding sequence ATGTCACGCGAAATAAAATTCAGTTTAGTGTACCGCGACATGTGGCAAGCTTCTGGAAAGTATGTGCCACGTGTTGACCAACTTACAAAAATTGCACCGGTAATTATCGATATGGGCTGTTTTGCCCGTGTAGAGACCAATGGTGGTGCTTTCGAGCAGGTTAACCTGCTTTTTGGTGAAAACCCTAACAAAGCCGTTCGTGAATGGACAAAGCCGTTCAACGATGTAGGTATCCAGACACACATGCTGGAACGTGGTCTTAACGGCCTCCGCATGTTCCCTGTACCTGCCGATGTACGTCAGCTGTTCTTCAAAGTGAAACATGCTCAGGGCACCAACATCTCACGTTCATTCTGCGGCTTGAACGATACCCGTAACCTCGAATTGTCGGTAAAATATGCAAAAGAAGCCGGCATGATTTCGCAGGTTGCCTGTTGTATCACCAACTCGCCTATCCATACTGTGGATTATTACTTGGCAATGGTGGACAAAGTGGTTGAATTCGGTTGCGACGAAATCTGTCTGAAAGACATGGCCGGTATCGGTCGTCCTGCTTTCCTTGGCGAACTGACAGCCGCTATCAAAAAACGTCATCCGCATATCAAAATTCAGTATCACGGTCACACAGGACCTGGTTTCTCTGTTGCTTCAATGCTTGAAGTTGCCCGTGCAGGTGCTGACTACCTTGACGTTGCAATGGAACCGCTCTCCTGGGGTATGGTTCACCCTGACGTGATTACTATTCAGGCTATGTTGAAAAACGCAGGCTTTACAGTTCCTGATATCAACATGGAAGCTTACATGGAAGCTCGCTCATTGACACAATCATTCATCGACGACTTCCTCGGTTACTTCATCGATCCGGGTAACAAGGTGATGACTTCTCTCTTGGTAGGTTGCGGCTTGCCAGGCGGTATGATGGGTTCTATGATGGCCGACCTGAAAGCAATGCACGGTGCTATCAACATGGCGCTGCGTGCTCAAAAGAAACGTGAAGTAACCATCAACGAACTGGTTGTTCTCTTGTTCCAGGAAGTTGAATACATTTGGCCACGTTTGGGTTATCCTCCTTTGGTAACTCCGTTCAGCCAGTATGTGAAGAACATTGCGTTGATGAACGTAATGCACATCCTGAAAGGCGAACCTCGCTGGAGCACCATCGACAAAAATGCATGGGACATGATTCTGGGTAAAACCGGTAATCTCCCCGGCGAACTGGCTCCAGAAATAAAAGAACTGGTTAAGAAAAACGGCTTTGAATTCTATACTGGCAATCCTCAGGATGCATTCCCTAACGAACTGGACAAATACCGTGCCGAAATGAAAGAAAACGGCTGGGATGTTGGTCAGGACGAAGAAGAACTGTTCGAATTCGCAATGCACGAACGCCAGTACCGCGACTACAAAAACGGTAGCGCTAAAAAACGTTTTGAAGCTGAACTTGAAGCTGAAAAAGCAAAAGCAGGCGCTCCGATCATCATTACACGTCCGGTGGTTGAGGTTCCGAAAATCGACGTTACAACCGTTCAGGAACAATATCCGAATGCGAAAGCCGTTCAGGCTCCTGCCAAAGGACAAATGTTGTGGGAATACGATGTGGTTGACGCATCGAAAGCTCCTAACATCGGTGATGCAGTGAAAGAAGGCGATACAGTTGGTTATATCCAGACTATTTACGGTATCGAGCCGGTTAAGGCTGCTTTTGCCGGTAAAATTGTCGCTACTTATCCAAAACAGGGCGATATCATCGAAAAAGGCGAAATCCTTGCTTTTGTTGACTAA
- a CDS encoding acyltransferase, giving the protein MRRVLQFHLSGLNDQQSINMHHQKKKFVWANDLRALATVSVIILHVSSGIVNKYGDVPQSEWWIANVFDSLVRFCVPVFLMLTGALILPKSYKLGEFFKKRITRILLPFLFWSLIYIAYKIYLKREHGIEMDFWQTYSYIVYQLKTGASYHLWYVYMLIGVYLIIPLVSKWIVNSSGKEIFYYIIVWICVLLFNLPGVNPSVPNIDFTYFSGYLGYPILGYLLAYKIEGKRAKTMGLLLFITGVIVTMIGTYLSSENDGDFNGYFYTYLSPNVIITAAGLFVFIKHYHLPLGKFRLVTNLISKYSFGIYLSHVFILTQLSDAGFTASFINPLIGIPCVTIVCLLASFTVTFLLSKIPLGKHVSG; this is encoded by the coding sequence TTGCGCCGCGTATTACAATTCCATTTATCGGGGCTTAACGACCAACAAAGCATCAACATGCATCACCAGAAAAAGAAGTTTGTTTGGGCAAACGACCTCAGAGCACTTGCAACTGTGAGTGTTATCATTTTGCATGTTTCTTCCGGAATAGTGAATAAATATGGCGATGTTCCGCAATCGGAGTGGTGGATCGCGAATGTATTCGACAGCCTTGTCCGCTTTTGTGTACCGGTATTTCTGATGCTAACCGGTGCTTTAATTCTGCCAAAGAGTTACAAGTTAGGAGAATTCTTCAAAAAACGCATTACCAGAATCCTACTGCCCTTCCTCTTTTGGAGCCTGATTTACATTGCTTACAAAATCTATCTGAAAAGGGAGCACGGAATCGAAATGGACTTTTGGCAAACCTACAGTTACATTGTCTATCAACTCAAAACCGGCGCCTCATATCACCTGTGGTATGTATACATGCTGATTGGAGTCTATCTCATTATTCCATTAGTAAGCAAATGGATCGTTAATAGTTCCGGGAAAGAGATATTCTACTACATCATCGTATGGATCTGCGTGTTATTGTTCAATTTGCCGGGAGTCAATCCTTCGGTGCCCAATATCGATTTTACTTATTTTTCGGGCTATCTGGGTTATCCCATCCTCGGTTACCTGTTAGCGTATAAAATTGAGGGAAAAAGGGCAAAAACAATGGGACTTCTGCTCTTCATTACCGGAGTGATCGTCACCATGATAGGTACTTATTTGTCTTCGGAAAATGACGGTGATTTTAACGGATATTTTTATACCTATCTAAGTCCCAATGTAATTATCACAGCTGCAGGCCTATTTGTGTTTATAAAGCACTATCATCTTCCGCTGGGGAAATTCAGGTTGGTGACAAATCTAATCAGCAAATACAGTTTTGGCATCTATCTCTCACATGTTTTCATCCTGACCCAATTGTCGGATGCCGGTTTTACGGCTTCGTTTATCAATCCGTTGATCGGGATTCCGTGTGTGACTATTGTTTGCTTGTTAGCCTCATTTACAGTCACCTTCCTCTTGTCTAAAATTCCTCTGGGAAAGCATGTTTCAGGATGA
- a CDS encoding NAD(P)H-dependent oxidoreductase: MTLLENLQWRYATKQYDPNRKVAQEDVDKILEAARFAPTSSGLQQFRVLVITNQELKEKIVPIAWDQQIVADCSHLLVFAAWDRYTEERIDTIYDYTTDERGLPRGRFGSYTDKIKALYLQQTAEENFVHTARQAYIGFAMAIAQAAELKVDATPMEGFSPDELDELLDLKSKGLKSVLLLPLGYRDATNDWLVNMKKVRNPKEEFVIEYK; encoded by the coding sequence ATGACATTACTAGAAAATCTTCAGTGGCGTTATGCCACGAAACAGTACGATCCTAACCGAAAAGTTGCTCAGGAGGATGTCGATAAAATTCTGGAAGCAGCTCGTTTTGCGCCTACTTCCTCCGGGTTACAACAATTCAGAGTATTGGTTATTACCAATCAGGAATTGAAAGAAAAAATAGTCCCTATCGCCTGGGATCAGCAAATAGTGGCCGACTGCTCGCACTTGCTGGTTTTTGCGGCCTGGGATCGCTATACCGAAGAGCGTATCGATACAATTTACGATTACACGACGGATGAACGCGGCTTGCCCCGTGGTCGTTTCGGGTCGTACACCGACAAAATCAAGGCTCTTTATCTGCAACAAACTGCCGAAGAAAACTTCGTACACACTGCACGTCAGGCCTACATCGGTTTTGCGATGGCTATTGCTCAGGCAGCCGAACTCAAAGTGGATGCAACGCCAATGGAAGGTTTTTCTCCCGATGAGCTGGATGAATTACTCGATTTGAAGTCGAAAGGGTTGAAAAGTGTGCTTCTGTTGCCATTGGGCTATCGCGATGCCACTAATGACTGGTTGGTAAATATGAAGAAGGTGCGGAATCCGAAAGAAGAGTTTGTTATCGAATACAAATAA
- the asnA gene encoding aspartate--ammonia ligase, translating into MSYLIEPKNYTPILNLQQTELGITKIKDFFQANLSAELRLRRVTAPLFVLQGTGINDDLNGVERAVNFPIKDMNDARAEVVHSLAKWKRVTLADYNIEQGYGIYTDMNAIRADEELGNLHSLYVDQWDWERVMSAEERNIDFLKSIVRRIYSTLLRTEYLVSESFPEIRPSLPSDITFIHAEELRKLYPDLSPKEREYNVAKQYGAVFIIGIGGPLSDGEKHDGRAPDYDDWTTAGEKGLPGLNGDIILWNPVLEIPFEVSSMGIRVDKASLIKQLEMEGKTERLQMYFHKRLMEDSLPLSVGGGIGQSRLCMFFLRKAHIGEIQASIWPEEMYEQCKKLNINLI; encoded by the coding sequence ATGAGTTATCTAATTGAACCGAAAAACTACACGCCCATTCTGAATCTTCAACAAACAGAATTGGGAATCACTAAAATCAAAGATTTCTTTCAGGCCAATCTTTCTGCCGAATTACGCTTACGTCGCGTCACAGCTCCTCTTTTCGTATTGCAGGGCACTGGTATCAACGACGACCTGAACGGAGTGGAGCGTGCCGTAAATTTCCCCATTAAAGATATGAATGATGCCCGCGCCGAAGTTGTACATTCGCTGGCTAAATGGAAACGGGTGACGCTTGCCGACTATAATATCGAACAAGGCTACGGCATTTACACCGACATGAACGCCATCCGTGCCGACGAAGAACTGGGTAACCTGCACTCCCTTTACGTGGATCAGTGGGACTGGGAACGCGTTATGTCGGCCGAAGAACGCAATATCGATTTTCTGAAATCAATTGTAAGAAGAATATACAGCACGCTTCTTCGCACCGAATACCTGGTTTCGGAGAGTTTTCCAGAAATACGTCCTTCGTTGCCCTCCGATATTACCTTTATTCATGCCGAAGAGCTGCGCAAGCTCTATCCGGATCTTTCGCCTAAAGAACGTGAGTATAATGTAGCCAAACAATACGGTGCGGTATTTATTATCGGTATTGGTGGTCCGCTTAGCGACGGCGAAAAACACGACGGTCGTGCGCCGGACTATGACGACTGGACTACTGCCGGTGAGAAAGGGCTTCCGGGACTTAACGGGGATATCATTCTCTGGAATCCGGTTCTTGAAATTCCGTTTGAAGTCTCTTCCATGGGAATCCGGGTAGATAAGGCCTCCCTGATTAAACAACTTGAGATGGAAGGAAAAACAGAACGCCTCCAAATGTATTTCCACAAACGACTGATGGAAGATTCGTTGCCCCTTTCGGTAGGTGGCGGTATCGGGCAATCACGCCTTTGTATGTTTTTCCTGCGCAAAGCCCATATCGGAGAGATTCAGGCAAGCATCTGGCCCGAAGAAATGTATGAACAATGTAAAAAATTAAATATCAACTTGATATAA
- a CDS encoding FecR family protein, producing the protein MTDNYNNDIQQIDIDKAWNNLHARLQEDNLIPIAAKERSIFAMPVFRWAVAAMFALCLTTVVIRYFVPDRHKTPLLSMRNNDADNTLVKTLEDGSTVYLAGSSSLFYPARFANDSREVVMQGNALFDIAKNPEKPFRIETKKIIVEVLGTAFNVKSDAKGSFELAVLRGKVKVTQKSNGEFAYVVAGEQAAIVDNHWQKTKYTDTSLLESFTKHMKFKDEPLEKIVQVINRYSQRKVALQGEAIKTHKLNVQFYNNDVEGMTKVISLALHLKREVTQDSIFISQP; encoded by the coding sequence ATGACCGATAATTATAACAACGATATACAGCAGATTGACATCGATAAAGCATGGAATAACCTGCATGCAAGGCTGCAAGAGGACAATCTCATCCCAATTGCCGCGAAAGAACGCAGCATTTTTGCGATGCCGGTCTTCCGTTGGGCAGTAGCTGCCATGTTTGCTCTTTGCCTCACCACGGTGGTTATCCGCTATTTCGTCCCCGACCGGCATAAAACGCCGTTGCTTTCGATGCGCAACAATGACGCTGACAATACTCTTGTAAAGACACTGGAGGATGGCTCAACGGTTTATCTGGCAGGTAGCAGCTCGCTATTCTATCCGGCACGCTTTGCCAACGACTCCCGCGAAGTGGTAATGCAGGGAAATGCACTGTTTGATATTGCCAAAAATCCCGAAAAACCCTTCCGCATTGAAACAAAGAAGATTATCGTTGAAGTGTTAGGTACAGCCTTTAATGTAAAAAGCGATGCCAAAGGTAGTTTTGAGTTGGCAGTTCTCAGAGGGAAGGTGAAAGTAACCCAAAAATCGAACGGAGAGTTTGCTTATGTTGTGGCAGGCGAACAGGCCGCAATTGTTGATAATCACTGGCAAAAAACCAAATATACAGACACCAGTTTGTTGGAAAGCTTCACCAAACACATGAAGTTCAAAGACGAACCCCTTGAAAAAATAGTTCAGGTCATCAACCGGTATTCACAACGTAAAGTTGCTCTGCAAGGTGAAGCTATTAAAACCCATAAACTGAATGTGCAATTTTATAACAACGATGTTGAAGGAATGACGAAGGTAATCAGCCTGGCTCTTCACCTCAAAAGAGAAGTAACTCAGGATTCGATTTTTATTTCACAGCCGTAA
- a CDS encoding STN and carboxypeptidase regulatory-like domain-containing protein, whose translation MTKRFLFLHILFFILTLSAVHAQEPLQRLLSLPKQKSSVYELLNKIGELSGYSFIYDSKVTDNERKVKLPAGTYTLRDAILRVLGNSNYTLSVVDRYILIDKKQAIPVVRAIVPDYPKPDSVTSINVNGAVYDKLNNDPIADCTIGIDGTSIGTIANADGRFALKIPIKYKDAMLHVSHLGYEAKQIPIALFGGNSRTIYMNQRIVPLQEVIVRMVNPKKIVQEVVEFRSRNYPQEPSYLTSFYREGIEKRKDLLYLSEAVFKVFKPSYESPSEGQIKLLKMRKITNEANKDTLVLKMKAGPEASLLIDLMKNLPDFMDISDNTPFNYNKIDMVEYDSHLAHVVAFEPKSDISDPMYRGRLYIDANNSALLRAEFEVDPRHIDQAASLFIVKRSRDVQIKPQQIYYSVAYKQWNGKYYVSHLRGDLFFRMKQKRQLFYSPMHIFFESATCKIDTVDVKPFPKTERVPLNKIFADTQYVYDTSFWGDFNIILPQEKLNEAIEKISAKVEASADGN comes from the coding sequence ATGACTAAACGCTTTTTGTTTCTTCATATTTTGTTCTTTATACTCACGCTGTCGGCAGTTCACGCTCAGGAACCGCTACAGCGTTTGTTGTCTCTTCCAAAGCAAAAAAGCTCCGTTTACGAGTTACTAAACAAAATAGGAGAGCTTTCCGGTTACAGCTTTATATATGACAGCAAAGTGACTGACAATGAACGGAAAGTAAAGCTACCAGCCGGCACTTACACCCTTCGCGACGCCATCCTCCGGGTTCTGGGAAACAGCAACTATACACTCTCTGTTGTGGATCGTTACATCCTTATCGACAAAAAGCAAGCAATTCCTGTCGTCCGTGCAATTGTACCGGATTATCCAAAGCCCGATTCGGTTACTTCAATCAACGTTAATGGCGCCGTTTATGATAAACTAAATAACGACCCCATTGCCGATTGTACCATTGGGATAGATGGCACCAGTATCGGTACCATTGCAAATGCCGACGGGCGTTTTGCCTTGAAAATCCCGATAAAATACAAGGATGCCATGCTGCATGTATCTCATCTCGGATACGAGGCAAAACAAATTCCTATAGCTCTTTTTGGAGGAAATTCGCGCACGATCTACATGAACCAACGCATTGTTCCACTGCAGGAAGTGATCGTCCGAATGGTCAACCCAAAGAAAATAGTACAGGAGGTGGTTGAATTCCGCTCCAGAAACTATCCTCAGGAACCATCGTACCTGACGTCGTTTTATCGCGAAGGAATTGAAAAAAGAAAAGACCTGCTCTACCTTTCCGAAGCCGTTTTCAAAGTCTTCAAACCGTCATACGAATCGCCTTCCGAAGGACAGATAAAGCTGTTGAAGATGCGTAAAATAACCAATGAGGCAAATAAAGACACGCTTGTGCTGAAAATGAAAGCCGGTCCCGAAGCTTCGTTGCTCATTGATTTGATGAAAAATCTTCCCGATTTTATGGATATAAGCGACAACACACCGTTCAATTACAATAAAATCGACATGGTAGAATATGATTCGCATCTGGCACATGTGGTAGCTTTTGAGCCCAAGTCGGATATAAGCGATCCTATGTATCGGGGCCGACTCTACATAGATGCTAACAATTCGGCACTGTTACGTGCTGAATTTGAAGTTGATCCGCGGCATATAGATCAGGCGGCATCCCTGTTTATCGTGAAACGTAGTCGTGATGTGCAGATCAAACCGCAGCAAATCTACTACAGCGTAGCCTACAAGCAATGGAACGGTAAATATTACGTCAGCCATCTGAGAGGCGATCTCTTTTTCAGAATGAAACAAAAACGGCAATTATTCTATAGTCCGATGCATATCTTTTTCGAGTCGGCAACCTGTAAAATTGATACGGTGGATGTAAAACCTTTCCCAAAAACAGAACGGGTACCTCTGAATAAGATATTTGCCGATACACAATATGTTTACGACACCTCCTTCTGGGGAGATTTCAATATCATACTTCCGCAGGAAAAGCTGAATGAAGCCATAGAGAAGATTTCGGCCAAAGTGGAAGCTTCTGCTGATGGGAACTAA
- a CDS encoding M48 family metallopeptidase, with protein MALHLFILIIIFVAGDYLLEQILSILNRSRLSPVIPEKLIGIYDEEKYAKQQNYALANSRFEDYTRLFALTLELGMLLLGGFAWVDNIARSISDNSIVTSLLFFGILFVGNELLTLPFSIYGTFVIEERFGFNKTSAKTFILDSLKSLLLTIVLAGGILALILWLYQQLGDNFWLATWAAISLFSLIMLLFYSEWIVPLFNKQKPLEEGELRTAIEAFAQKAGFSLKNIFVIDGSKRSTKANAYFTGFGSKKRVVLYDTLIEQLTTEEVVAVLAHEVGHYKKKHVVSSLISSFVQSFILLYILSLFLRLPVSAEVLGASQPSFHIGIVVFGLLYQPISIILGLIMNVFSRKHEYEADAFAANYGLGDALISGLQKISVQALSNLNPHPAYVFVHYSHPTLLQRMERIQNRE; from the coding sequence ATGGCTTTACACCTATTTATCCTGATTATTATTTTTGTGGCAGGCGATTACCTGCTTGAACAAATACTTTCGATCCTCAACCGCAGCCGGCTTTCTCCCGTTATTCCTGAAAAACTAATCGGAATTTATGATGAAGAAAAATATGCAAAACAGCAAAACTATGCATTGGCAAACAGCCGGTTTGAAGATTATACCCGCTTATTCGCATTAACACTGGAATTGGGGATGCTATTGTTGGGCGGTTTTGCATGGGTCGATAACATTGCCCGCAGCATCAGCGACAACAGCATTGTAACCTCGTTACTCTTTTTCGGCATCCTGTTTGTCGGGAACGAATTGCTCACTCTGCCTTTCAGCATTTACGGCACTTTTGTGATCGAAGAACGCTTTGGCTTCAATAAAACCTCAGCAAAGACATTTATTCTGGATTCACTCAAGTCCCTTTTGTTGACGATTGTGTTAGCCGGAGGCATTCTGGCATTGATCCTTTGGTTGTATCAGCAATTAGGAGACAATTTCTGGCTGGCAACCTGGGCTGCTATTTCGCTGTTCTCTCTTATCATGCTGCTTTTCTATTCCGAATGGATTGTTCCTCTCTTCAATAAGCAAAAACCGCTTGAGGAAGGAGAGCTTCGCACCGCAATTGAAGCATTTGCCCAAAAAGCAGGGTTCAGCCTGAAAAATATCTTTGTCATTGACGGATCGAAACGCAGCACAAAGGCCAATGCCTATTTTACAGGCTTCGGAAGTAAGAAACGGGTGGTGCTGTACGACACTCTCATTGAACAACTAACCACCGAAGAAGTCGTTGCCGTGCTGGCACATGAAGTAGGACACTACAAAAAGAAACATGTAGTATCGTCTCTTATTTCATCATTTGTACAATCATTTATCCTTTTATATATACTGTCATTATTTCTCCGTCTACCGGTTTCAGCTGAAGTGCTGGGAGCCTCGCAACCTTCATTCCACATCGGTATCGTGGTATTCGGTTTACTTTACCAGCCAATATCCATTATTCTTGGACTTATAATGAATGTATTCTCCCGGAAGCATGAATATGAAGCCGACGCTTTTGCCGCAAACTACGGCCTCGGAGATGCACTTATAAGCGGATTGCAGAAAATCTCTGTACAGGCGCTGAGTAACCTTAATCCCCACCCAGCTTACGTTTTTGTTCATTATTCTCATCCCACATTGTTGCAACGGATGGAGCGGATTCAGAATCGTGAATAG
- a CDS encoding MarR family winged helix-turn-helix transcriptional regulator has protein sequence MLQLDNQACFPLYALSREIINHYRPLLDELDLTYPQYLVMMVLWESQPQTVNQLGERLLLDSGTLTPLLKRLEQKGLISRNRRSSDERVVEISLTIDGVDLKSSATDIPGKVMQSMNVTLEELTELRNVARKLLAKTNRGCTSAGKTE, from the coding sequence GTGTTACAATTAGACAATCAGGCTTGTTTTCCGCTATATGCCCTTTCTCGGGAAATTATTAATCACTACCGTCCGTTACTGGATGAGTTGGATCTTACTTACCCTCAATATCTTGTAATGATGGTGTTGTGGGAATCGCAGCCTCAGACGGTGAATCAGTTGGGAGAACGGTTGTTGCTCGATTCGGGCACGCTGACTCCATTGTTGAAACGGCTTGAACAAAAGGGACTGATTTCAAGAAACAGGCGTTCATCTGATGAACGTGTAGTGGAAATTTCGCTGACAATAGACGGGGTTGATCTTAAGTCTTCTGCAACAGACATTCCCGGGAAGGTGATGCAAAGCATGAATGTGACTCTGGAAGAATTGACTGAGCTGCGCAATGTTGCCCGTAAGTTATTGGCAAAAACCAACCGTGGTTGTACTTCTGCCGGCAAAACCGAATAA